One window of candidate division KSB1 bacterium genomic DNA carries:
- a CDS encoding ATP-dependent Clp protease ATP-binding subunit produces the protein MQNKFSLRVQQVIQYSREEALRLGHDFIGTEHLLLGIIRLGDGLAVQILHNLGCDLDEIRESVEEMVDTSKGTMKIGNIPFTKRAEKVLKVSYIEGKNYSSDIIGTEHLLLALLKEEDSMAAQVLHGFSVTYEGVKAELDNLLRGSGQAQPSAPAEKSKTPNLDHFSRDLTKLARDGQLDPIIGRDREIERVAQILSRRKKNNPVLLGEPGVGKTAIAEGLALRIVQQKVSPILFGKRVVALDLGSIVAGTKYRGQFEERIKAIMQEIEKNSNIILFLDELHTIVGAGSASGSLDASNMFKPALARGELQCIGATTLKEYRQSIEKDGALERRFQKVIVDPPSVEDTVQILLGLKEKYEEHHGVKYPQDVIELSVQLSDRYITDRFLPDKAIDVIDETGSCVRISHIVIPERIIQIEKEIDGIRGQKEDLVKRQEYEKAAMLRDKKIKLEAMLKEEKEKWEKSEARPTLSVTPDDIAATVSRMTGIPVQRVTSGEGERLMKIKESLGGKIIGQDEALETIARSLRRARSGLKSPQRPIGSFLFLGTTGVGKTELAHALAEYLFNDPHALIRVDMSEYMEKFNVSRLIGAPPGYVGYDEGGQLTEKVRRKPYCVVLLDEIEKAHPDVFNILLQVLDAGELTDGSGQRVDFRNAIMIMTSNLGTREAAKSMQFGFTEGNVVNHEKMSGRMLEEVKNMFRPEFLNRLDEIVVFKMLERDSIDRILLLYVEDINKRIVDRNLKLTLNQKAKDLIIDRGYKPEVGARLLRRTVERVLEDPLAEELLKGRFAEGSTIQVSAKDDQLTFRELREKVTEAADE, from the coding sequence ATGCAAAATAAGTTCTCCCTGCGGGTTCAGCAGGTGATTCAATATTCCCGTGAAGAGGCTCTGCGGTTAGGGCACGACTTCATTGGTACCGAGCATCTTCTGCTCGGCATCATTCGTCTCGGCGACGGGCTGGCCGTTCAAATCCTGCATAATCTCGGTTGCGATCTCGACGAGATTCGCGAGTCCGTGGAGGAGATGGTGGATACGTCCAAGGGTACCATGAAGATCGGCAACATTCCGTTCACCAAGCGCGCGGAAAAGGTGCTGAAGGTATCCTATATCGAGGGCAAGAATTACTCGTCCGATATCATTGGCACCGAGCATTTGCTGCTCGCGCTGTTGAAAGAGGAAGATTCGATGGCGGCGCAGGTGCTGCACGGCTTCAGTGTGACCTACGAAGGCGTGAAAGCGGAGCTCGATAATCTGCTGCGCGGCAGCGGCCAGGCGCAGCCGTCGGCTCCGGCGGAGAAATCGAAGACGCCGAATCTCGATCACTTTTCGCGCGATCTGACCAAGCTTGCGCGCGACGGCCAACTCGATCCGATCATCGGCCGTGACCGCGAGATCGAGCGCGTGGCGCAGATTCTCTCGCGGCGCAAGAAGAACAATCCGGTGCTGTTGGGTGAACCCGGCGTCGGCAAGACGGCCATCGCCGAAGGCCTGGCGCTGCGCATTGTGCAACAGAAGGTGTCGCCGATCTTGTTCGGCAAGCGCGTGGTTGCGCTCGATCTCGGTTCGATTGTCGCCGGCACCAAGTACCGCGGGCAGTTCGAAGAGCGCATCAAGGCGATCATGCAGGAAATCGAGAAGAACTCGAATATCATTCTATTCCTCGATGAGCTGCATACGATTGTCGGCGCGGGCAGTGCGTCCGGGTCGCTGGACGCCTCGAACATGTTCAAGCCGGCGCTGGCGCGCGGCGAATTGCAGTGCATCGGCGCGACCACGCTGAAGGAATACCGCCAATCCATCGAGAAGGACGGCGCGCTCGAGCGCAGATTCCAGAAGGTGATCGTGGATCCGCCGTCGGTGGAAGACACCGTGCAGATTCTGTTGGGGCTGAAGGAGAAGTACGAGGAGCATCACGGCGTCAAGTACCCCCAGGATGTGATCGAACTCTCGGTGCAGCTTTCGGACCGCTACATTACCGATCGCTTTTTGCCGGACAAGGCCATCGATGTGATCGATGAGACCGGCTCCTGCGTGCGCATTTCGCATATTGTGATTCCCGAGCGGATCATTCAGATCGAGAAAGAGATCGACGGCATTCGCGGGCAGAAGGAGGACTTGGTCAAGCGGCAGGAATACGAAAAGGCCGCGATGCTGCGCGACAAGAAGATCAAGTTGGAGGCGATGCTGAAGGAGGAGAAGGAGAAGTGGGAGAAGAGCGAGGCGCGTCCCACGTTGTCCGTGACTCCCGACGACATCGCCGCGACGGTTTCGCGCATGACCGGCATTCCCGTGCAGCGCGTGACCAGCGGTGAGGGCGAACGGCTGATGAAGATCAAGGAGTCGCTGGGCGGCAAGATCATCGGGCAGGACGAAGCGCTGGAAACTATTGCGCGCTCGTTGCGCCGTGCGCGCTCGGGTCTGAAGAGCCCGCAGCGGCCGATCGGCAGCTTTTTGTTCCTCGGCACGACGGGCGTCGGCAAGACCGAACTCGCGCATGCGCTGGCGGAATACCTGTTCAATGATCCGCATGCGCTGATCCGTGTCGATATGAGCGAGTACATGGAGAAGTTCAATGTCTCGCGGTTGATCGGCGCGCCGCCGGGCTATGTCGGTTATGATGAGGGCGGACAGCTCACGGAGAAGGTGCGCCGCAAGCCGTATTGCGTGGTACTGCTCGACGAGATCGAGAAGGCGCATCCGGACGTGTTCAACATTCTCTTGCAGGTGCTCGATGCGGGCGAACTCACCGATGGCAGCGGTCAGCGCGTGGATTTCCGCAATGCGATCATGATCATGACCTCGAACCTCGGGACGCGCGAAGCGGCGAAGTCGATGCAGTTCGGCTTCACCGAGGGGAATGTGGTCAATCATGAGAAGATGAGCGGGCGAATGCTGGAGGAGGTCAAGAACATGTTCCGGCCCGAGTTCCTGAACCGCCTCGATGAGATCGTGGTGTTCAAGATGCTCGAGCGCGATTCCATTGACCGCATTCTGTTGCTCTATGTTGAGGACATTAATAAGCGGATCGTTGACCGCAATCTCAAGCTCACGCTGAATCAGAAGGCCAAGGACCTGATTATCGACCGCGGCTACAAGCCGGAGGTCGGGGCGCGGCTCTTACGCCGAACGGTTGAACGAGTGCTGGAAGATCCGCTGGCCGAAGAACTACTGAAAGGCCGCTTTGCGGAAGGATCAACGATCCAGGTCAGCGCGAAAGACGACCAACTCACCTTCCGCGAACTTCGCGAAAAAGTCACCGAAGCCGCGGACGAGTAA
- a CDS encoding M1 family metallopeptidase: MFRRTLTAFRRLGLASLLLLSGPAASLADHETPPATPAEFHATEAQRYERVLAEPTLKWDHAPEYDALYYRLTIDVRNYAGRQITAQLELAAACAELQLAELHFDLCDALIVDSIRSAGVAVAFTHLANEITVSLERQYTLGEPLAISVWYHGTPCVTNGQWSFWYYTRQIGPAQIPAIHTISEPLGARDWWPCKDTPEDKADSVTIAVICADTLTATSNGTLDSTIALPAGAKRVVWTERKPIATYLITINVTNYRFYRNWYVALNGDSIPIDHYTYPERYNQSVLSWSPLPSMMGYLAQRFGEYPFASEKYGHSMNNFPGGMEHQCNTSYGRVITTGTRTYDYILVHEVAHQWWGDCVTLLDWPDIWLNEGFASYCEALWMEQAGGFDSLRTWMTTPGFNGVVDPSGPLYNPDPLFSSNTVYNKGSWILHILRGVIRDDSLFWAVLREYRARHAYGSATTADFLAAAADVTGLDVDGYLHAYLYRTNRPLYEVSSGTGTVGGDPLSVIRIQQVQSDPDTTFRTRLDLTWNSGAEQHTVEHAARGERYYFDAAITPGSLAVDPDDWVLKGVSFVPLPLTILNDELPPATAGSLYTEQFVAIGGSGVLLWAQVAGQLPPGIVLLPDGHLTGTTLYGSDFDFLVRADGTGSFDTLWCRLHVNGPPMAPHYLTLYALNGALVQLRWKESQPADSFHVWRATQPDMSDRLLIGTTAQFTWTDSTAAMPQVPDSLRIPIPRFYEVTAVSNE; this comes from the coding sequence TTGTCTGGCCCGGCCGCGTCGCTCGCCGACCACGAGACCCCCCCTGCGACTCCGGCCGAGTTTCACGCCACGGAGGCGCAGCGCTATGAGCGCGTGCTCGCCGAGCCGACGCTGAAGTGGGACCATGCCCCGGAGTATGATGCGCTGTACTATCGGCTGACCATCGACGTGCGCAACTACGCCGGGCGTCAGATCACGGCCCAACTCGAGCTGGCGGCGGCCTGCGCGGAATTGCAGCTCGCGGAACTTCATTTCGATCTCTGCGATGCGCTGATCGTCGATTCGATCAGGTCAGCGGGAGTGGCAGTGGCGTTCACTCACCTCGCGAACGAGATCACCGTGAGCCTCGAACGGCAGTACACGCTCGGCGAACCGCTCGCGATCTCGGTCTGGTATCACGGCACGCCCTGCGTGACAAACGGGCAATGGTCCTTCTGGTACTATACGCGTCAGATTGGCCCCGCGCAGATTCCCGCCATCCACACGATTTCCGAACCCCTCGGTGCGCGCGACTGGTGGCCATGCAAGGACACCCCGGAGGACAAGGCCGATAGCGTGACCATCGCCGTGATTTGCGCCGATACCCTGACCGCGACTTCCAACGGCACCCTGGATTCGACGATCGCATTGCCGGCGGGCGCGAAGCGCGTGGTCTGGACGGAGCGCAAGCCGATCGCCACCTACCTGATCACGATCAACGTGACCAATTACCGATTCTATCGCAACTGGTACGTCGCGCTCAACGGGGACAGCATCCCGATCGATCACTACACCTATCCGGAGCGCTACAATCAATCGGTGCTGAGCTGGTCGCCGCTGCCGTCGATGATGGGCTACCTCGCGCAACGCTTCGGCGAGTATCCGTTCGCGAGCGAAAAGTACGGCCACTCGATGAACAATTTCCCCGGCGGGATGGAGCACCAGTGCAATACCTCCTATGGCCGCGTGATCACCACGGGGACGCGCACCTACGACTACATTCTGGTGCATGAGGTCGCGCATCAGTGGTGGGGCGATTGCGTGACGCTCCTGGACTGGCCCGATATCTGGTTGAACGAGGGATTCGCGTCCTATTGCGAAGCGCTCTGGATGGAACAAGCCGGCGGCTTCGACTCGCTGCGGACCTGGATGACGACTCCGGGTTTCAACGGAGTCGTGGATCCGTCGGGACCGTTGTACAATCCCGATCCGCTGTTCAGCTCGAACACGGTTTACAACAAGGGGTCATGGATCCTGCACATTCTGCGCGGCGTCATTCGCGACGATTCCCTGTTCTGGGCGGTGCTTCGTGAATACCGCGCGCGTCATGCGTACGGCAGCGCCACGACGGCGGATTTCCTCGCCGCCGCCGCGGATGTAACGGGTCTGGACGTCGATGGTTATCTGCATGCCTATTTGTATCGCACGAACCGGCCGCTCTACGAAGTTTCGTCCGGCACGGGCACCGTGGGCGGCGATCCGCTCAGCGTGATCCGCATCCAGCAGGTGCAGTCCGATCCGGATACGACGTTTCGCACACGCCTTGATCTGACTTGGAACAGCGGAGCGGAACAGCACACGGTGGAACACGCCGCACGCGGCGAGCGCTATTACTTCGACGCGGCGATCACGCCGGGTTCGCTCGCGGTGGACCCCGACGATTGGGTGCTGAAGGGGGTGAGCTTCGTTCCGCTGCCGCTCACCATCTTGAACGACGAATTGCCGCCGGCCACGGCCGGTTCGCTTTACACGGAGCAATTCGTGGCGATCGGCGGGAGCGGCGTACTGCTCTGGGCGCAGGTGGCGGGTCAACTCCCGCCGGGGATCGTGCTCCTGCCCGATGGTCACCTGACCGGTACCACTCTATACGGCAGTGACTTCGATTTTCTCGTGCGGGCGGATGGCACGGGCAGCTTTGACACGCTGTGGTGCCGGCTCCACGTGAACGGCCCGCCGATGGCGCCGCACTATTTGACACTATATGCGTTGAACGGAGCACTGGTGCAACTGCGCTGGAAGGAATCGCAGCCGGCCGATAGTTTTCATGTCTGGCGCGCGACGCAGCCGGACATGAGCGACCGGCTATTGATCGGAACCACCGCGCAATTCACCTGGACCGACTCGACGGCGGCGATGCCGCAGGTTCCGGATTCACTGCGCATCCCGATTCCGCGCTTCTACGAAGTAACGGCAGTCAGCAACGAATAA
- a CDS encoding T9SS type A sorting domain-containing protein: MRTIAACLILLLSVSATITRADLTFDYLHVYGIPEGTSSYWRTSYEQGVDYFELWRTRADSEEYVLVVTTPSRGDDPDGTMYHYYDEPLGRGIEYHYYISAYDLDGSGGVVSDTVSERTAPVEFTVFDYSPACPSGYWIQFVVDYEVDVQEYVLTGGFWAGCQDLIAVVPAIGQSDSAVTYDYFDSTLDTYAQGYCLAARCTDGSLYDPGWAFIPEPPESRTSLDDFGIEPQGPRALVTWSAQHEWWLRCYELRRKPVDSSEFEQIAQVSPANSWEPVTYSSIDSTVAPDQWYDYRLGYVDDAYQFHALRDTTFQFIDAVSGAPPMAEKYKLLAYPNPFNPSTNISLTIPRTARTCVVVYDFMGREVRTLHDGVLERGEYEFAFAGTALPSGLYFARVTSGAFVATRKLLLLK, encoded by the coding sequence ATGCGAACGATTGCAGCTTGCTTGATTCTACTGCTGAGCGTGTCGGCCACGATCACGCGGGCCGATCTCACGTTTGATTATCTGCACGTCTACGGCATTCCCGAGGGTACCAGTTCATACTGGCGCACGAGCTATGAGCAGGGTGTGGACTACTTCGAGTTATGGCGCACGCGGGCCGATTCCGAAGAGTATGTACTTGTGGTCACGACACCGAGCCGCGGCGACGACCCCGACGGGACCATGTACCATTACTACGACGAGCCGCTCGGTCGCGGCATCGAGTATCACTATTACATTTCCGCGTACGATCTCGACGGCAGTGGCGGGGTTGTCAGCGATACGGTTTCTGAACGTACAGCACCCGTGGAGTTCACGGTATTCGACTACAGTCCGGCCTGCCCGAGCGGATACTGGATACAGTTCGTCGTGGACTACGAAGTCGATGTGCAAGAGTATGTACTGACGGGCGGCTTCTGGGCGGGATGCCAGGATCTGATCGCCGTCGTTCCGGCCATCGGGCAATCCGATAGCGCCGTCACCTACGACTACTTCGACTCGACACTTGACACCTATGCGCAAGGCTATTGCCTGGCTGCACGCTGCACGGATGGCTCGCTCTACGACCCGGGCTGGGCATTCATTCCCGAACCACCGGAGTCCCGGACCAGTCTCGATGATTTTGGGATTGAGCCGCAAGGTCCGCGCGCACTGGTGACATGGTCAGCACAGCACGAATGGTGGCTGCGCTGTTATGAGTTGCGCCGCAAACCCGTGGATTCGAGCGAGTTTGAACAGATCGCACAGGTCAGTCCAGCGAATTCTTGGGAGCCTGTGACCTACTCAAGCATTGACTCAACGGTTGCGCCTGACCAGTGGTATGATTACCGGTTAGGCTATGTCGATGACGCGTACCAGTTCCACGCATTGCGCGATACGACTTTTCAATTCATCGACGCGGTCAGCGGTGCTCCGCCGATGGCAGAGAAGTACAAATTGCTCGCTTACCCCAATCCCTTCAACCCCTCGACCAACATTTCGCTGACCATCCCGCGGACGGCGCGGACGTGCGTGGTGGTCTATGATTTCATGGGCCGCGAAGTGCGGACGCTGCACGACGGCGTGCTCGAACGTGGAGAGTATGAGTTTGCGTTCGCCGGGACTGCCCTGCCGAGCGGCTTGTATTTCGCGCGCGTGACGAGCGGGGCATTTGTCGCGACGCGAAAACTGCTGTTGCTGAAATAG
- a CDS encoding T9SS type A sorting domain-containing protein, with protein sequence MKTLLAFLLSLMLLPAAFAQLDTVWTRGISYPGFESVFTGAIAFQDGGYLAWGSRTALFSDAIVARFDASGDTLWTRVLGDLEDDVVGTVVPIAENRYLVCGTTDTPGRQNALLYVVLNADGTTYSQLDFGGDDLNGAVAAEQSSDSGAVMIGHWLDPGSRLFVMGIAPNGSILAVHRLPDPYTYFDDFDISYEGDWVGAISEWDSLHFVRVNQAGQVMLSRYLHGWNEIRYPLIRTHLNGGFLLALNARRFGGTNDVYLSRLTEDGDTIWSRSVGDHDPSQRIEDILILPLDGRILLCGAIFGHNLALLETNGDTLWTASINYAPRAIVSATPQNVVFAGQGPTRAEACLVNLSLELGAVGRNVVQSSWRLSSYPNPFNPATTISLTIPQTAHTVVTVFDIMGREVQTLHDGVLERGEHQFMFDGGTLRSGLYFARVTSGSFGGTQKLLLLK encoded by the coding sequence ATGAAGACATTGCTTGCGTTTTTGTTGTCGCTGATGTTGTTGCCGGCGGCGTTCGCGCAGTTGGATACCGTGTGGACGCGCGGCATAAGTTATCCGGGCTTTGAGTCGGTCTTCACCGGCGCGATTGCTTTTCAGGACGGCGGCTATCTGGCGTGGGGTAGCCGCACAGCTCTATTCTCAGACGCAATTGTCGCGAGATTTGATGCCAGCGGGGACACGCTGTGGACGCGTGTGCTCGGGGATCTTGAAGACGACGTGGTCGGTACGGTTGTGCCCATTGCCGAGAATCGCTACCTCGTATGCGGGACTACCGATACGCCCGGCCGGCAAAACGCGTTGTTGTACGTTGTGCTGAATGCCGATGGGACTACGTACTCTCAGCTTGACTTTGGTGGTGATGATTTAAACGGCGCAGTCGCGGCTGAGCAATCTTCTGACTCAGGGGCTGTGATGATTGGGCACTGGCTGGATCCCGGGTCCCGCCTCTTCGTCATGGGGATCGCGCCGAATGGCAGCATCCTTGCGGTCCACCGGCTTCCGGATCCCTATACCTACTTCGACGACTTTGATATCTCGTACGAAGGGGACTGGGTCGGCGCGATTTCGGAGTGGGACAGCTTGCATTTCGTGCGTGTCAATCAGGCCGGGCAGGTCATGTTGTCGCGATATCTGCACGGATGGAACGAGATTCGGTACCCGCTAATTCGGACGCACCTGAACGGTGGCTTCTTGCTCGCCCTGAACGCGCGGCGATTTGGTGGCACGAACGATGTCTATTTGTCTCGCTTGACAGAAGATGGGGATACGATCTGGAGTCGCTCAGTGGGAGATCATGACCCCAGCCAGAGGATCGAAGACATCTTGATTCTTCCTCTGGATGGACGAATTCTGCTGTGCGGCGCGATCTTCGGCCACAACCTGGCCCTGCTGGAGACCAACGGGGACACGCTCTGGACCGCGTCCATCAATTACGCTCCTCGTGCGATTGTTTCCGCAACTCCCCAAAACGTGGTGTTTGCCGGACAGGGACCCACTCGCGCAGAGGCATGCCTGGTCAACCTGAGCCTTGAACTCGGTGCGGTGGGCCGAAACGTGGTCCAATCGTCTTGGCGCCTTTCTTCCTACCCCAACCCGTTCAACCCAGCAACAACGATCTCGCTCACCATCCCGCAAACGGCGCACACAGTGGTGACCGTCTTCGACATCATGGGCCGCGAAGTGCAGACGCTGCACGATGGCGTGCTCGAACGCGGAGAGCATCAGTTCATGTTTGACGGCGGCACGCTGCGCAGCGGACTCTACTTCGCGCGGGTGACGAGTGGGAGTTTCGGCGGAACACAAAAACTCTTGTTGCTGAAGTGA
- a CDS encoding T9SS type A sorting domain-containing protein — protein sequence MRFYDETNHLFMPDTAADGGFFVSGDYHGTDGPYFSILRTDSAGEVMWVHHHRANVMELVPTMIRATPDGGCVAAMLVNNQGTAQQPLIMRVDSAGNELWVKSPDSTGWSSLGGLIALDDGTILFAGTYLSDFCLLALEPETQASDQRTRPLANSFDVLARPNPFNPSTTISLTIPQTARTSVVVYDIMGREVRTLHAGVLERGAHEFAFDGSALPSGLYFAQVTSGTFVATRKLLLLK from the coding sequence ATGCGGTTCTACGATGAGACCAATCACCTGTTCATGCCGGACACCGCGGCGGACGGCGGATTTTTTGTTTCGGGCGATTATCACGGCACGGACGGACCCTACTTTTCCATCCTGCGGACGGACAGCGCGGGCGAGGTGATGTGGGTACATCACCATCGCGCAAACGTTATGGAACTGGTCCCGACGATGATCCGCGCGACGCCGGATGGTGGCTGTGTCGCGGCAATGCTGGTCAATAATCAAGGCACCGCGCAGCAGCCCCTGATCATGCGCGTTGACAGCGCGGGCAACGAACTATGGGTAAAGAGTCCGGATTCGACCGGCTGGTCTTCGCTCGGCGGATTAATCGCGCTCGACGACGGTACGATCCTCTTTGCGGGAACCTATCTATCGGACTTTTGCCTGCTGGCGCTGGAACCCGAGACTCAAGCGAGTGATCAACGCACTCGGCCATTGGCCAATTCATTCGACGTTCTGGCCCGTCCCAACCCCTTCAACCCATCAACAACAATCTCACTGACCATTCCGCAGACCGCACGGACGAGCGTGGTTGTCTATGACATCATGGGCCGCGAAGTGCGGACGTTGCATGCTGGAGTGCTCGAACGCGGAGCGCACGAGTTTGCGTTCGACGGGAGTGCCCTGCCGAGCGGCTTGTATTTCGCGCAGGTGACCAGCGGGACGTTTGTCGCGACGCGAAAACTGCTGTTGCTGAAATAG